A part of Micromonospora chersina genomic DNA contains:
- a CDS encoding ArsR/SmtB family transcription factor, with the protein MTDARPEQHRVTISDPQVMRALAHPARMAIMEHLSTMEGGATATECAEIAGLSPSATSYHLRELAKFGLIEEAPSRGDARERVWQAFSPSYHIESGQDADSEARAAELALTEAHLARDNQRARDWMRRAPDEPPDWYQAAWFSDSLLQVTADELVELNQAVQALLDPYRRRLRRDPPEGSRTVAVQYRALPID; encoded by the coding sequence ATGACCGACGCGCGTCCGGAGCAGCACCGGGTGACGATCAGCGACCCGCAGGTGATGCGTGCCCTGGCCCACCCGGCCCGTATGGCGATCATGGAGCATCTCAGCACGATGGAGGGCGGTGCGACCGCCACCGAGTGCGCCGAGATCGCCGGGCTCTCGCCGAGCGCGACCAGCTACCACCTGCGGGAGCTGGCGAAGTTCGGCCTGATCGAGGAGGCGCCGAGCCGGGGGGACGCCCGGGAGCGGGTCTGGCAGGCGTTCAGCCCGTCCTACCACATCGAGTCCGGGCAGGACGCGGACTCGGAGGCGCGGGCCGCCGAGTTGGCCCTGACCGAGGCGCACCTGGCCCGGGACAACCAGCGCGCCCGGGACTGGATGCGCCGCGCCCCGGACGAGCCGCCGGACTGGTATCAGGCGGCCTGGTTCAGCGACAGCCTGCTCCAGGTCACCGCCGACGAGTTGGTCGAGCTCAACCAGGCGGTCCAGGCGTTGCTGGACCCCTACCGGCGCCGGTTGCGCAGGGATCCGCCGGAGGGCTCGCGCACGGTCGCCGTGCAGTACCGGGCGCTGCCGATCGACTGA
- a CDS encoding HelD family protein, which produces MTLHAQEQTLDAELDAERAHLDTSRAALRRMRERAESLFATGDKVAGDAYTAEQLGRHMARRVKELADDPTTPLFFGRLDFGDLDPDHAGRDYHVGRRHVTDELGEPLVLDWRAPVSRSFYRASARDPQGVAVRRRFGFSAGVLTSFEDERLDRGEELGTASRILTAEIERPRVGPMRDIVATIQPEQDELVRADLADSICVQGAPGTGKTAVGLHRAAYLLYLHRERLRRSGVLIVGPNRAFLSYIAAVLPALGEVEVEQATVEDLVARVPVRAVDDPAVATLKHDIRLAEVLRRAVDAHIGTPTEPIMVSDGSFRWRIGLDPLHRLVEETRREGLPYTTGRERVLARLVGLLQRQSEARRAESPSDAWLRRMSRVKPVTEFLDAVWPALTPEGLLHRLRTDPEALAAAADGLLTAEEQELFRSGAVGRTPKATRWTAADAVLIDEAAGLLERPASFGHVVVDEAQDLSPMQCRAIARRSEHGSITLLGDLAQGTAPWAATDWRESLTHLGKPDAAVVPLSVGFRVPAAVVAFANRLLPALAVDVPPAQSLRRDGTLDVRTVEDLTAAAVAEVRAALAHDGSVGVIAADAAVDRLRAALADAGVETATADDVEAAARVTVVPATLVKGLEYDHVVVVEPAAIVAAEPRGLHRLYVVLTRAVSRLAVLHREPLPEPLAG; this is translated from the coding sequence ATGACCCTGCACGCCCAAGAACAGACACTGGATGCCGAGCTGGACGCCGAGCGCGCCCACCTGGACACCTCCCGCGCGGCGCTGCGCCGGATGCGGGAGCGCGCCGAGTCCCTCTTCGCCACCGGCGACAAGGTGGCCGGGGACGCGTACACCGCCGAGCAGCTCGGCCGGCACATGGCCCGGCGGGTGAAGGAACTGGCCGACGACCCCACCACCCCGCTCTTCTTCGGCCGGCTTGATTTCGGTGACCTGGATCCCGACCACGCCGGACGCGACTACCACGTCGGGCGCCGGCACGTCACCGACGAGCTGGGCGAGCCGCTGGTCCTGGACTGGCGGGCCCCGGTTTCCCGGTCGTTCTACCGGGCCAGCGCCCGGGACCCGCAGGGCGTCGCGGTGCGGCGCCGGTTCGGGTTCAGCGCCGGCGTGCTGACCAGCTTCGAGGACGAGCGCCTGGACCGGGGCGAGGAGCTGGGCACCGCCAGCCGGATCCTCACCGCCGAGATCGAGCGCCCCCGCGTCGGCCCGATGCGGGACATCGTCGCCACCATCCAGCCCGAGCAGGACGAGCTGGTCCGGGCCGACCTGGCCGACTCGATCTGCGTCCAGGGCGCACCGGGCACCGGCAAGACGGCCGTCGGGCTGCACCGCGCCGCGTACCTGCTCTACCTGCACCGGGAGCGGCTGCGCCGGTCGGGGGTGCTGATCGTCGGGCCGAACCGGGCGTTCCTGTCCTACATCGCGGCGGTGCTGCCGGCGCTCGGCGAGGTCGAGGTCGAGCAGGCCACCGTGGAGGACCTGGTCGCCCGGGTGCCGGTCCGCGCGGTCGACGACCCCGCCGTGGCGACGCTCAAGCACGACATCCGGCTGGCCGAGGTGCTGCGCCGCGCCGTCGACGCGCACATCGGCACGCCCACCGAGCCGATCATGGTCTCGGACGGCTCCTTCCGCTGGCGGATCGGCCTCGACCCGCTGCACCGGCTGGTCGAGGAGACCCGCCGCGAAGGGCTGCCGTACACGACCGGCCGCGAACGGGTCCTGGCCCGCCTCGTGGGGCTGCTGCAACGCCAGTCCGAGGCCCGCCGTGCCGAGTCGCCCAGCGACGCCTGGCTGCGCCGGATGAGCAGGGTCAAGCCGGTCACCGAGTTCCTCGACGCGGTCTGGCCGGCGCTCACCCCCGAGGGACTGCTGCACCGGCTGCGCACCGACCCCGAGGCGCTCGCCGCCGCCGCCGACGGCCTGCTCACCGCCGAGGAGCAGGAGCTGTTCCGGTCCGGCGCGGTGGGGCGTACCCCGAAGGCGACCCGGTGGACCGCCGCGGACGCCGTGCTGATCGACGAGGCCGCCGGGCTCCTGGAACGGCCCGCGAGCTTCGGACACGTGGTGGTCGACGAGGCGCAGGACCTCTCCCCCATGCAGTGCCGGGCCATCGCCCGGCGCAGCGAGCACGGCTCGATCACCCTCCTCGGCGACCTGGCGCAGGGCACCGCCCCCTGGGCGGCCACCGACTGGCGGGAGTCCCTGACCCACCTGGGCAAGCCGGACGCGGCGGTGGTGCCGCTGAGCGTCGGCTTCCGGGTGCCCGCCGCCGTGGTGGCGTTCGCGAACCGGCTGCTGCCGGCACTCGCCGTCGACGTGCCGCCGGCCCAGTCGCTGCGCCGGGACGGGACGCTCGACGTGCGTACCGTCGAGGACCTGACGGCCGCCGCGGTGGCCGAGGTGCGGGCGGCGCTCGCCCACGACGGCTCGGTCGGCGTGATCGCCGCCGACGCCGCGGTGGACCGCCTCCGCGCGGCCCTCGCCGACGCGGGCGTCGAGACCGCGACCGCCGACGACGTGGAGGCCGCGGCGCGGGTCACCGTGGTCCCGGCGACGCTGGTCAAGGGCCTGGAGTACGACCACGTGGTGGTCGTCGAGCCGGCCGCGATCGTGGCCGCCGAGCCGCGCGGCCTGCACCGCCTCTACGTGGTGCTGACCCGGGCGGTGTCCCGGCTGGCCGTGCTGCACCGGGAGCCGCTGCCCGAGCCGCTGGCCGGCTGA
- a CDS encoding YbaB/EbfC family nucleoid-associated protein, with the protein MTFPALDRIEALARNLDGWQRELGARMAELEQSSAEGVSDSGLVTVTAAADGRILSTEVNARAMRFDSYTLAEEFTAAANRAQEAAAARVREIVGEVMGNAPAAERPADDGYGHDRY; encoded by the coding sequence ATGACCTTCCCGGCCCTGGACCGGATCGAGGCGCTGGCCCGCAACCTGGACGGGTGGCAGCGCGAACTCGGCGCGCGGATGGCCGAGCTGGAGCAGAGCAGCGCCGAGGGGGTGAGCGACTCCGGCCTGGTCACCGTCACCGCGGCTGCCGACGGCAGGATCCTCTCCACCGAGGTCAACGCACGCGCCATGCGGTTCGACTCCTACACCCTGGCCGAGGAGTTCACCGCCGCGGCGAACCGTGCCCAGGAGGCCGCCGCCGCCCGGGTCCGGGAGATCGTCGGCGAGGTGATGGGCAACGCGCCGGCGGCGGAGCGGCCCGCCGACGACGGCTACGGCCACGACCGATACTGA
- a CDS encoding WXG100 family type VII secretion target: MSTEALQRNKTYFEQIVSGTPDPFKPLSNAVLWPFEQLLELVAGEPDDLMRAAQLALTTGEAVRQIAGDQIADRARLRGAWDGDAAEKFHASMESVEEAIEELAKGLDGTKEVLVDAANAAVDAFNLLVELILEFLLWFLTEVIIAAVAAVLSAGVTLAATVVRVLARLATTVGRMVKIVARFAEILTKLVTKLERVAALLMRYRQVVLELKQAKKAYRLWNKSGYGREAFTFMAKRTAILFPGKFAINQASPVNIPGIGGALLDTGVGLHDVSDGHKDRNYLVDGTYSEDLGPYTKGVQNVFDSIVN, translated from the coding sequence ATGAGCACCGAGGCGTTGCAGCGCAACAAGACCTACTTCGAGCAGATCGTGTCGGGCACGCCCGACCCGTTCAAGCCGCTGTCCAACGCGGTGCTCTGGCCGTTCGAGCAGCTGCTGGAACTGGTCGCCGGCGAGCCGGACGACCTCATGCGGGCGGCCCAGCTCGCCCTCACCACAGGCGAGGCGGTCCGGCAGATCGCCGGCGACCAGATCGCCGACCGGGCCCGGCTGCGCGGCGCGTGGGACGGTGACGCGGCGGAGAAGTTCCACGCCTCGATGGAGTCCGTCGAGGAGGCGATCGAGGAGCTGGCCAAGGGTCTGGACGGCACCAAGGAGGTGCTCGTCGACGCGGCGAACGCGGCGGTCGACGCGTTCAACCTGCTGGTCGAGCTGATCCTGGAGTTCCTGCTCTGGTTCCTCACCGAGGTGATCATCGCCGCGGTGGCGGCCGTGCTCAGCGCGGGCGTGACGCTGGCCGCCACCGTGGTCCGGGTGCTGGCCCGGCTGGCCACCACTGTCGGCCGCATGGTCAAGATCGTGGCCCGGTTCGCGGAGATCCTCACCAAGCTGGTCACCAAGCTGGAGCGGGTCGCCGCGCTGCTCATGAGGTACCGCCAGGTGGTGCTGGAGCTGAAGCAGGCCAAGAAGGCGTACCGGCTCTGGAACAAGTCCGGTTACGGCCGGGAGGCGTTCACGTTCATGGCGAAGCGGACCGCCATCCTCTTCCCCGGCAAGTTCGCCATCAACCAGGCGTCCCCCGTGAACATCCCCGGCATCGGCGGCGCCCTGCTCGACACCGGGGTCGGCCTGCACGACGTGTCCGACGGCCACAAGGACCGCAACTACCTGGTGGACGGCACGTACTCGGAGGACCTGGGGCCGTACACCAAGGGTGTGCAGAACGTCTTCGACTCGATCGTGAACTGA
- a CDS encoding type VII secretion target has product MTSPSRNLEVRPEALTAFAAASRDRAGRFRELRRVFHDGHVPRHSFGIMPASFSLAAAYAEQFEACLQGLEDGAEVMADIAEGISDTADAYTGTDVATTDMFTPGA; this is encoded by the coding sequence TTGACGAGTCCGAGCAGGAACCTGGAGGTCCGGCCGGAGGCGCTGACCGCCTTCGCCGCCGCGTCCCGCGACCGGGCCGGCCGCTTCCGCGAGCTGCGCCGGGTCTTCCACGACGGGCACGTCCCCCGGCACAGCTTCGGCATCATGCCGGCGTCGTTCAGCCTGGCCGCCGCGTACGCCGAGCAGTTCGAGGCGTGCCTGCAGGGGCTGGAGGACGGCGCCGAGGTGATGGCCGACATCGCCGAGGGGATCAGCGACACGGCGGACGCCTACACGGGGACCGACGTGGCGACCACCGACATGTTCACGCCGGGCGCCTGA
- a CDS encoding ABC transporter ATP-binding protein: MILAHAEQVSRRYGEVLALDRVDLTVRAGELVGLLGPNGAGKSTLLNLLVGLRRPTAGRVELLGGDPRDPASRRQLGVTPQETGLPGTLRVGEVVDFVSAHFPDPVPRGELLDRFGLTDQVRRQTGGLSGGQRRRLAVALAFVGRPRLVVLDEPTTGLDVEARHTLWEAVRGFHAEGGTVLLSSHYLEEVEALAQRVVVIGRGRVLADDSVAAIRGIVGVRRVSLVADDLPRLPGVVATEHAEGRTHLLTTDADQLVRDLVTAGVAFRDLEVRPTSLEEAFLTLTADDRPAPTPA, encoded by the coding sequence ATGATCCTGGCCCACGCCGAGCAGGTCAGCCGCCGCTACGGCGAGGTGCTGGCCCTGGACCGTGTCGACCTGACCGTCCGTGCCGGGGAGCTGGTCGGCCTGCTCGGCCCGAACGGCGCCGGCAAGAGCACGCTGCTCAACCTGCTGGTGGGGCTGCGCCGCCCCACCGCCGGCCGGGTCGAGCTGCTCGGGGGTGACCCGCGTGACCCGGCGAGCCGGCGGCAGCTCGGGGTGACCCCGCAGGAGACCGGCCTGCCCGGCACGCTGCGCGTCGGCGAGGTGGTCGACTTCGTGTCCGCGCACTTCCCCGACCCGGTGCCCCGGGGCGAGCTGCTCGACCGGTTCGGCCTCACCGACCAGGTGCGCCGGCAGACCGGCGGCCTCTCCGGCGGGCAGCGCCGGCGTCTCGCGGTGGCGCTCGCCTTCGTCGGCCGACCCCGCCTCGTGGTCCTCGACGAGCCGACCACCGGGCTGGACGTGGAGGCCCGGCACACCCTGTGGGAGGCCGTCCGCGGCTTCCACGCCGAGGGCGGCACGGTCCTGCTGAGCAGCCACTACCTGGAGGAGGTGGAGGCCCTGGCGCAGCGGGTGGTGGTGATCGGGCGCGGCCGGGTGCTCGCCGACGACTCCGTGGCGGCCATCCGCGGCATCGTGGGCGTACGCCGGGTCAGCCTCGTCGCCGACGACCTGCCGCGGCTGCCCGGCGTGGTGGCCACCGAGCACGCCGAGGGCCGCACCCACCTGCTCACCACGGACGCCGACCAGCTCGTCCGCGACCTCGTCACCGCCGGCGTGGCGTTCCGCGACCTGGAGGTCCGGCCCACCTCGCTGGAGGAGGCGTTCCTGACCCTCACCGCCGACGACCGGCCCGCACCCACCCCCGCCTAG
- a CDS encoding ABC transporter permease encodes MPLALVHARYQLLEIVRIPVAVVGSAFFPAAAMLFFVVPFAGDDAVGATYATAAMITFAVMSANIFQYGVGVAEDRDQPWNPYTRTLPAGPAPRLAGRILAGLVLTYLSMIPVVVIAAVGTAARVTTTQFLLGLAAVAVISVPFTLLGMAIGYSLPSKAAVVVAQVVFFPLAFGGGLLSGPDDAPGFIKAVAPYLPTRGAVELIWAAVTDWRPDPRAMVMLVVWVVALAAVAGWAYRRDEGRRFT; translated from the coding sequence GTGCCGCTCGCCCTGGTCCACGCCCGCTACCAGCTCCTGGAGATCGTCCGGATCCCGGTCGCGGTGGTCGGCAGCGCCTTCTTCCCCGCCGCCGCCATGCTCTTCTTCGTGGTGCCGTTCGCCGGCGACGACGCCGTCGGCGCCACCTACGCCACCGCCGCCATGATCACCTTCGCGGTGATGAGCGCCAACATCTTCCAGTACGGGGTGGGCGTCGCCGAGGACCGCGACCAGCCCTGGAACCCGTACACCCGGACCCTGCCGGCCGGGCCGGCGCCGCGCCTGGCCGGGCGGATCCTGGCCGGCCTGGTGCTGACCTACCTGTCGATGATCCCGGTGGTGGTGATCGCCGCGGTCGGCACCGCGGCCCGGGTGACCACGACGCAGTTCCTGCTCGGCCTCGCCGCCGTCGCGGTGATCTCGGTGCCGTTCACCCTGCTGGGCATGGCGATCGGCTACTCGCTGCCGAGCAAGGCGGCGGTCGTGGTGGCCCAGGTGGTGTTCTTCCCGCTGGCCTTCGGCGGCGGCCTGCTCTCCGGCCCGGACGACGCGCCCGGCTTCATCAAGGCGGTCGCCCCCTACCTGCCGACCCGCGGCGCCGTCGAGCTGATCTGGGCGGCCGTCACCGACTGGCGACCCGACCCGCGGGCCATGGTGATGCTTGTCGTCTGGGTGGTGGCGCTCGCGGCGGTCGCCGGGTGGGCGTACCGACGGGACGAGGGACGGCGCTTCACCTGA
- a CDS encoding VOC family protein — protein MDGVEPGTPCWTDLATPGLDDAKRFYPELFGWTGRVSDEPTAGGYTTFLKGGRAVAGVGPPAAPEQVPIWSTYVATDDADLAATRVEAAGGQVVVSPFDVFEQGRMAVLSDPAGAVFSVWQPMAMRGAELFNAPGSMCWNELVTPDPDRAKEFYALVFGWHPEEQQAGPVTYTGWRCGARIVAGMMPQLEPLPQDLPAYWTVYFAVEDADATAARAAELGGTILVPPRDNPAGRSAALRDPQGALFSITALR, from the coding sequence GTGGACGGCGTGGAGCCCGGCACGCCCTGCTGGACCGACCTGGCCACCCCGGGGCTGGACGACGCGAAGCGCTTCTACCCGGAGCTGTTCGGCTGGACCGGCCGGGTGTCCGACGAGCCGACCGCCGGCGGCTACACCACATTCCTCAAGGGCGGCCGGGCGGTGGCCGGGGTCGGGCCGCCGGCCGCCCCCGAGCAGGTGCCGATCTGGTCGACGTACGTGGCGACCGACGACGCGGACCTGGCCGCCACCCGGGTGGAGGCGGCCGGCGGCCAGGTGGTGGTCTCCCCGTTCGACGTCTTCGAGCAGGGCCGGATGGCGGTCCTCTCCGATCCGGCCGGGGCGGTGTTCAGCGTCTGGCAGCCCATGGCGATGCGCGGCGCGGAACTGTTCAACGCTCCCGGCTCGATGTGCTGGAACGAGCTGGTCACCCCCGACCCCGACCGGGCGAAGGAGTTCTACGCGCTGGTGTTCGGCTGGCACCCCGAGGAGCAGCAGGCGGGCCCGGTCACCTACACCGGGTGGCGGTGCGGCGCCCGGATCGTCGCCGGCATGATGCCGCAGCTGGAGCCGCTGCCGCAGGACCTGCCCGCGTACTGGACGGTCTATTTCGCCGTCGAGGACGCGGACGCCACCGCGGCCCGCGCCGCGGAACTCGGCGGCACCATCCTGGTGCCGCCCAGGGACAACCCGGCCGGCCGCAGCGCCGCCCTCCGCGACCCCCAGGGCGCCCTCTTCTCGATAACCGCCCTCCGCTGA
- a CDS encoding ABC transporter ATP-binding protein: MSAPAVELRGLRVELGGTPILAGVDLAVAVGEWVTVIGPNGAGKSTLLRAVGGLLPAPGAVSLFGTPINSLRRRDRARVVATVAQSPVVPAGMSVFDYVLLGRTPYIPALGRESAADLAAVHEVLDRLDLGAFGHRELATLSGGERQRVFLARALAQGATLLLLDEPTSALDIGHQQEVLELVDQLRRQHELTVLATMHDLSIAGEYADRLVLLAEGRVAAAGPPQEVLTEPLLARHYRANVRVIPGDHGPLVVPVRPR, translated from the coding sequence ATGAGCGCGCCCGCCGTGGAGCTGCGTGGCCTGCGTGTCGAGCTGGGCGGCACGCCGATCCTGGCCGGCGTCGACCTGGCGGTCGCCGTCGGCGAGTGGGTCACCGTGATCGGCCCGAACGGCGCCGGCAAGTCGACACTGCTGCGCGCCGTCGGCGGCCTGCTGCCCGCGCCGGGCGCGGTCTCCCTCTTCGGTACGCCGATCAACTCCCTCCGCCGCCGCGACCGCGCCCGGGTGGTGGCCACCGTGGCGCAGTCCCCGGTGGTGCCGGCCGGCATGTCGGTCTTCGACTACGTGCTGCTGGGGCGCACCCCGTACATCCCGGCGCTGGGCCGGGAGTCGGCAGCCGACCTGGCCGCCGTGCACGAGGTGCTGGACCGGCTCGACCTGGGCGCGTTCGGCCATCGCGAACTGGCCACCCTCTCCGGCGGCGAGCGGCAGCGGGTCTTCCTGGCCCGGGCGCTGGCACAGGGCGCCACCCTGCTGCTGCTCGACGAGCCGACCAGCGCGCTGGACATCGGTCACCAGCAGGAGGTGCTGGAGCTTGTCGACCAGCTCCGCCGGCAGCACGAGCTGACCGTGCTCGCCACCATGCACGACCTCTCCATCGCCGGCGAGTACGCCGACCGCCTGGTCCTGCTCGCCGAGGGCCGGGTGGCCGCCGCCGGCCCCCCGCAGGAGGTCCTCACGGAGCCCCTGCTGGCCCGCCACTACCGAGCCAACGTCCGGGTGATCCCCGGCGACCACGGCCCCCTGGTGGTCCCGGTCCGCCCCCGCTGA
- a CDS encoding FecCD family ABC transporter permease, which translates to MPEHGVAGERPPAGPGATARPAGLRTRWLLAGLGAVLVALVAGVSLGPVSLPPGSVAAELLNLLPGVHLDSGLSEREIAIVTELRLPRVVLGLLVGALLALAGGCYQGVFRNPLADPYLLGVAAGAGLAVTAAIALGAGAGGSLTGMPLTIPLAAFVGSLGAVVMTYLLGAAGGRDRSPATLILAGVAVSAFLSAGQTYLLQQHSESIQQVYSWLLGRLATAGWHDVRLVLPYFVLTAVVVLLHRRELDVLSVGDDEATSLGLHPQRSRYLLIAAASLGTAAAVSASGLIGFVGIIVPHTVRLLAGSSYRVILPLSMLFGGAFLALTDVVARTAAAPAEIPIGVVTALLGGPFFVLVLRTARRVLT; encoded by the coding sequence GTGCCCGAGCACGGGGTTGCGGGTGAGCGGCCGCCGGCCGGGCCGGGTGCGACGGCCCGGCCGGCGGGACTCCGCACCCGGTGGCTGCTCGCCGGTCTCGGCGCGGTGCTGGTCGCGCTCGTGGCCGGTGTCTCGCTCGGCCCGGTCAGCCTGCCCCCGGGCAGCGTCGCCGCCGAGCTGCTCAACCTGCTGCCCGGCGTGCACCTGGACAGCGGGCTCAGCGAGCGGGAGATCGCCATCGTCACCGAGCTGCGGCTGCCCCGGGTCGTGCTCGGCCTGCTCGTCGGCGCCCTGCTCGCCCTGGCTGGCGGCTGCTACCAGGGCGTGTTCCGCAACCCGCTCGCCGACCCGTACCTGCTGGGCGTGGCGGCCGGGGCCGGCCTGGCGGTGACCGCCGCGATCGCGCTCGGCGCCGGGGCCGGCGGGTCGCTGACCGGGATGCCGCTCACCATCCCCCTCGCCGCGTTCGTCGGCTCGCTCGGCGCGGTCGTCATGACGTACCTGCTCGGCGCGGCCGGCGGGCGGGACCGGTCACCGGCCACGCTCATCCTGGCCGGGGTGGCGGTCTCGGCGTTCCTCTCCGCCGGGCAGACCTACCTGCTGCAACAGCACTCCGAGAGCATCCAGCAGGTCTACTCCTGGCTGCTCGGGCGGCTGGCCACCGCCGGCTGGCACGACGTCCGGCTGGTCCTGCCCTACTTCGTGCTCACCGCCGTGGTGGTGCTCCTGCACCGGCGCGAGCTGGACGTGCTCTCCGTCGGCGACGACGAGGCCACCAGCCTGGGGCTGCACCCGCAGCGCTCCCGCTACCTGCTGATCGCCGCCGCCTCGCTGGGCACCGCCGCCGCGGTCTCCGCCTCCGGCCTCATCGGCTTCGTGGGCATCATCGTGCCGCACACCGTCCGGCTGCTCGCCGGGTCGAGCTACCGGGTGATCCTGCCACTGTCGATGCTCTTCGGCGGGGCGTTCCTGGCGCTCACCGACGTGGTCGCCCGTACCGCCGCCGCCCCCGCCGAGATCCCCATCGGCGTGGTCACCGCGCTGCTCGGCGGCCCGTTCTTCGTGCTGGTCCTGCGCACCGCCCGCCGGGTGCTCACATGA
- a CDS encoding ABC transporter substrate-binding protein — protein sequence MSRRTPRLFAAALAVGALLLGGCAEKTSNDTPAAGGSSAAAFPVTVGKLTLDKRPEKIVSLSPSATEMLFAIGAGKQVTAVDDNSNYPAEAPKSDLSGFQPNAEAIAGKSPDLVVLSNDTNKIVDQLTTLKIPVLLTPAAATLDDTYQQITDLGKLTGHPAEADAVTKKMKDDIAALTKDLPQRAKKLTYYHELGPELYSATSKTFIGSIYALAGLENIADPADADGKNGGYPQLSQEVIVKANPDFVFLADTKCCKQNAETVKARSGWAGVTAVKNNQVVALDDDIASRWGPRVVDLLKAIVDATAKVPA from the coding sequence ATGTCCAGACGTACCCCCCGGCTCTTCGCCGCCGCCCTCGCGGTCGGCGCGCTGCTCCTCGGCGGCTGCGCCGAGAAGACCTCGAACGACACCCCCGCCGCCGGCGGCAGCTCGGCGGCCGCCTTCCCGGTCACCGTCGGCAAGCTGACCCTGGACAAGCGCCCCGAGAAGATCGTCTCGCTGTCGCCGTCGGCGACCGAGATGCTCTTCGCCATCGGCGCCGGCAAGCAGGTCACCGCCGTCGACGACAACTCGAACTACCCGGCGGAGGCGCCGAAGAGCGACCTCTCCGGCTTCCAGCCGAACGCCGAGGCGATCGCCGGCAAGAGCCCCGACCTCGTGGTGCTCTCCAACGACACCAACAAGATCGTCGACCAGCTCACCACGCTGAAGATCCCGGTGCTGCTCACCCCGGCGGCGGCCACCCTGGACGACACGTACCAGCAGATCACCGACCTGGGCAAGCTCACCGGCCACCCGGCCGAGGCGGACGCCGTCACGAAGAAGATGAAGGACGACATCGCGGCGCTCACCAAGGACCTGCCGCAGCGGGCGAAGAAGCTCACCTACTACCACGAGCTCGGCCCGGAGCTGTACAGCGCGACCAGCAAGACCTTCATCGGCTCGATCTACGCGCTCGCCGGCCTGGAGAACATCGCCGACCCGGCGGACGCCGACGGCAAGAACGGCGGCTACCCGCAGCTCTCCCAGGAGGTCATCGTCAAGGCGAACCCCGACTTCGTCTTCCTGGCCGACACCAAGTGCTGCAAGCAGAACGCGGAGACCGTCAAGGCGCGCAGCGGCTGGGCCGGCGTCACCGCCGTGAAGAACAACCAGGTCGTCGCCCTGGACGACGACATCGCCTCGCGCTGGGGCCCGCGCGTGGTCGACCTGCTCAAGGCGATCGTCGACGCCACCGCCAAGGTCCCGGCCTGA